The genomic interval GTACGAGGGTTTGAGAGGAAGAGCGTGGATGTTTCGTCTTGGCGAGAGTTGGAAACCTCAAAGAGCGATTGGGCTGCTCAATGAAGTTCGCAGGATGTCTGCAGCTGGTGAACTGTGTTGTAATGGCTCCCACCTTGTTGGCGAAGGAGCTGGCGAAGCCATAGTGAGCGAGATAGGTGGTGCAGGCACAGATGGGTAGAAAGGTCATTGGAAAGGGAAGAACAGCTGCTCGGTGTCTCTAAGGCCTCTAACCTTGTCCTGGTAGTCTgcagtttttgtctttatgaaaaaaaagacaagccGTCTCTAATGTTTAGTCAAAGCAGGTGGAGTCTGGACTCATGCCGGTTCCTCACAGctggtaattaaaaaaatataaatgactaATTCCACTTTTAGACGTCCACAAAGGTTAAACTATCCAAGATTTCACCAAAGAGCAGCTTAATAGTCCTAGGATGGGTTTCAGGTCACGGTTCTGTGGAGACCTGATACAAAGCTGAAAGGACACTTCAGCAACAGAGCCCACACTAAAAACCACAGCTCTAGTATCTAACAAGGGCACAAAAGACTAACAACAATTTAGAAACAGTTTTTGCTGGATATGTTCAGGGAAGGTGCATTTACAAGCTTTGTGCaatgtttgatgttttcagGTGAACTGGTGTTTGAACTAAAATTGGGAGATTTTCATGCAGAAAAGTCCGAAATTGTTTTATCTTGCACGTGGTTGTTGAGGAGGGGGCCTCAACAAGGCTTTCCACAAAGCTCATGAGAACCaacctgtgtgtgcgtgtgtgtgtgtttgtgtgactaaCAGTGTGTTGCTTCCCCGAAATGAAGCTCTGTGGTTTCACAGCTAACACTCAGCACTTTAGGTTTCCATCAGTAACACAAACAGTTTAGCTAGCAGGCAGGTACTGTGCAACCACATGAGTTAGTCTGAAGAACATAGTGAGTAGATCAAACATGTTCTGGGTTTGAATCTGCAGCTGGACAAAGTAATGGCTGCAGTATTTTTAGGTTCATAAGCACCATGCAAGGTGCTGTTCTCTTTATAATCAGAAGCTTGGGGTTCGACACTTAGAAGCGACAGAATCACCAAACATAGATTAATTATTCCTGTTCCAGCAGATCTTGAACTGATGTACCACAAATGTTCCAAAACTGTCCCACACTTAGCAGGATACTGCTGTTGCCTTTTGGGGGATTTCTCGCTTGGTGTACGTATAATCTTTTTGATTTTCTCCGatggtttttgtctgtgtgcctGCCACCTCGTATTCAAAAGTAACAGAACTTGAAcagccaagacactgaacaactGTCTACCTaagaatatttaatatttcatgtgttAATTTTGCAAAAAATAGACGCAGATGCTGTATTCGTCCCTATCTTTATTATCCTGGGACAATGGGACATTCTTAATTTTGAGTCTTGCTGCAGCTCAGTACCCTTTTCATTGCTCTTTCTGAAAAATTAAATGTGTCGCtgttgtttaattttcactttcGAAGCAAAGAAACTCTTGATTGCAGCAGCTGCTACAAGAAGTTTAAACCgtcatcattttaaaacactcTGTAAAAACAGCAACGCTTGGACTACACTTCTGAGGTGGACACAGATGGACAACCAGGCAGTGCACTTGCTCGTGGACCCACCTCTGCTGTGGAAATTATAGCGTATTCACATCACTATTCACATCAGTCGTAGTGATCGAATGTAAAAGCTTTGAACCTATAAGTCAACAGCACAGTCATAGTTATTGTCTGTAACAGCAAAGTTTCTGAAAACTCcaaaaataatggaaatgttgCCAAATCCAAAAATGAAGTCATACAATGGAGGCCACAGACACAATGGTTTCTAAATGTTTCCTACCAGGAAAAACGAAGTCCGgctgacatgactcaacctGAGAACCTTCACAGACACTGTTAAAATAACACCATGTTTGCTCAATCACACATCCGACTCTGCAGTCACTTAACATTATTCCACTTTGTTCAAACCACACGACTCTGATACACATGCAATGAAGGCAGCATTAGCTTGTAAACATCTCGGGTTTGTAGAAAATGATGTTCATCTAAGGCCTTTTACTCGTTTACTTGATTCAAAGCTACTTTAAGTTTATATGCATATACACATAAACTTATacctgtatacacacacacacacacgtcgtTGTACTACTGACGATACTATGACAGCTGAATTTACCACAATCAGTCAAAATGACTGGCCTGACCAAACTAACCCCACCTAACTTCATCATCGTCTCTCGGATTTACATTGCAAATCCAAATCCTTAATGGTCTTATATGATACTAATGACTGAAATACATTCGCGCTTCTTTCCTTTTGTTGTACACACTCATATTTCATCTTATCATTTGGTATctcattgcaaacagctttttattgtttcctGTTAGTAAGTAATCAGCACCTCCGTACATAATTTGtagtattttaaattttactgaATACTGAACTTTTAAGGCCAATAATTTACTAAACAACGTATTAGTTGGTTCCAGATAATCTGCCCTAATAACTATTATTATAGCTGTTTTGGAGCTATAAAATGGATTAGATGactttttgatttgtgtttgatttgtaTCTATTATGTATATAccagcaaaacacaaataactgAGCCTGATTTAACAAAACCTTAACTTTCTACAAATGTATGATaatttgtttcacaattttttgaGGAAAAGTTATTTAACTGTTATTTAACATAGTGTATTATCTAAGTAACTTCTCACCTTAGAATATGTGATCCCTCTAACATCATATCTCTTTGTTACTTTTCCAGTAACAAATCAATGCTCAATGCTTATTTCAATCGCTAAATACTGCAAAAGTACATTTACTATTTTGGCCACTAAAAGAATTAagtattaaataaacaatattagaCTACATTGCAACAAAccacaaaatgaagaaatgattgAACAAGCATCATTTTGAGAAGGAGCTCTCTGTGATtcagtaataaaaaacattcagtgaCCCTGCCCGTCAGGCTTTGACCCCACCTGAACCCTTACATGAATCCTGACCTGAGGGCCGTCACCATCCCTCGCTTCACCGTCTTCTGGGATCCTGTAGAGGGGAGAACGAAAGCTGGACTCATACTCTGTCAACAtcctgtcagacagacagacagacagcttcATAAACATAATGGGTGTGTATTACATaataacacacattcatacCCACAGTAGCGTACCTGTGTCTCCTCGGAACCTGAGCAGGTGGAGGGGGTGACCCAGAACTGTCTCTCTGCATGTCCTGTCTAGGATGAAGCTTCTTCTGTGAATCCAGTCTCTTCCTCCGGTTGGTCTGGGGATAGAACAGCTCAGtcaatactttgtttttatatataggTGAGCTCCAGGTGGAGGGTATGTCTAAATGTGTAACAAGAAAGAAGTGAGCTGCAGCCAGGTGGATACAGGCTACATCAGCTGCTAAAAGCTTTACACTCAGTCTCTACCTAACTTGTGGGCAGTCAAGTTGCATTTTGGGAACTGTAAGAGCCAGGTTTTGTTTGTGCATCAGAGTCTGATTACATCTGCTGCATCAACTGTAAGTTCATCAGTGCTTTAAGAGAGATTTGGAATCTTCCCTGACTGCATCAGCAAAAAAGGCACCGTGACATGCAAACACCCATACGCTCCGTCTCATATTAATACTGAAAGGTAAAAACACAAGTTACATCTAGAAAGTATGACCACAGCTCTAACAGTTTTGGGAAGATGGTTAACCTTTTACCTCACCCGAAAGGTTTCTGGAGCCTACTGCCAAGACCAACCATCAGTAACCCTACTTAACCCAACTTCCAGCTAATACCTACACTCTTTCCTGCTGAGGTTGGTAGTCTGCCATCTTTGACTACAGTCAAATCGTCCTTCAGTGAGTGAAATCTATGCTGCTGTTGGCATTGCAGAAGATTCCACTTCTGATTGCTTCATTTCAAATCTACTGTGGTGTTCAAATGAATGTATGAGTGTCTTGTATATAGGACAATGTGAGAGATAAACAGCATTTACAAGCTCTGATATGTGCAAAGGGCAGAACTAAATACTAATTCAACAAAAAAGATTTCATTCCTTTTTTGTAAGTTCAGGAAATAAAAAGTAGCTGTGTAAGCTCATTTTAGGAATGTTCACTGCAGGGGAGGATTTACTtctgtactgtaatgtaaatgtctcTGAGCCGCTGCGCTAAGCTCCACTGTTTTAACCTTCTGCCTAATTGCGGTGAATTAAATTAGAACTGCAAACAACCGCTTGCACTGAAGACATTCTGTCGTACGGTTTGAAACTGAAAGTTAATCACCAAGTGTCAAACAGACGAGACGAACTTAGTTTTCatggtaaaaataattaaattaacagTAATGACCTAATGTCACAACAGAGCACAAGTGCGCTTTCACACAGAGCAAGTCAAACCATTTACTTTAGTATAATATATGGCattgaattttacatttgagaACCCAGTTTTTCTTAAAACGGGGCTAAAATCACTACTCAATCACCACAATATGTTACGACTAATTGTTGCAGCGACAACCAAGAGATGTCTGTTGAGCTGAATATTACAGAATACCAGACTTGTTTGGCGGAAATGTGGCTTAGTATTTGGGTCAAGTACAAATTGTCCTCAACTGGCACGACAGGAAAACAAATGCAAGTCATCAAACCTACATTATACAGGATATGGTGATGGGGCAGCGGTAATttttagagaaagtgtgtgtaaatatagtTTACCATGTATGTGTGAAACAGTGGAACTCGCTGATGTTCGACATGCTTTCGAAGGCGGGGTCCGGCGGGTGGGACCAGACCCTGGAAGCTCCGCTGATACTCCGTTTCCATGGGAACAGGGTTTTTCTTGAAAGGTGGGACAGCCCTGCTGCTGGAGTAgagcacctgtgtgtgtgtgtgtgtgtgtgtgtcaaaggtTAACAGCAAAAATCAATcatttaattacagtttaaattaaTAGTTAAATTACTAAAAGCGATACATGggaaacatttagaaatacattttctcttatctctctctcttccagCTAGTCCCCTCATACTGGCAAAAGCTAGAATCTGTCAAGCCCATTGTAACGTAAGGACCTGGCCTGCTGAGTTTATAGAGGACCTGAAGGGAAACATCTTTGATAGTGAGGCAAACAAAAAGACCATCACAAAGCTGTGAAGATGGTCAAACACAACTACAGAAACAGCTTGGACACCAAAACACGCCTCAGTCAGTGCGTTTACATGAGcaggttacagtcggctttctcaggaaagcaGATTTCTTAAAGAACGGGAATGAAAATGGTCAGGAAGtatattaaaaagtaatgaaaagTTTATAATGAAATGGTTATTAATAATTACCTTTAAGCAAtgtctgatgaaggaacattcaTCCCAGCTACATGTGTagtaaatataatgtaaatgaaaaaaattgcaaacttttgcacccaactgtacctGTGAGACCCTGGTTCTCCACAGCTACCGTTAATCCACAGTGAATTACCCCCTTACTCACCTCCTGATCACAATCACCCAGGTCAGCACAATCCTCTAGCTAAGGACAAGGACAGCTGCTGTGCCTGAGGGATTCTGTCCAGCTACCATCATGCACTATGCAGATCAGCTCTCCACCATCCTAGCTGATGTCTTCAACCAGTCCCTGACCCAGGGCATTGTAGTcttctgttttactttctgtttctACAATCTCGGCAGCTAAAACAATGTTGGTCTCCTGTCTGAATGGCTACAGACCGGTTGCTCCAACATCTCTAATCATGGAGCATTTTGAGACTCCTACAGCAGCTGACCTCTGTGACCGGCCACCTCCAGGACCCCATGCAGTAGAGGATGGCATCAACCTGGTCTCCCTCCATGTTCTGCAGCCCCTGGACATTCCAAACATCAATGCCCACTTCCTGTGTGTGGACTTCAGCTCAGCTTGCAATACTGGCCCCTGACATCCTTCTCAGTAAACTGAGGGACCTGAACATTGCCCCCCTCTCTGCCTCTAAGTACACTCTGCCCTCTGCCAACTATTGATGTCtagtggtcccagcaccacacagaagacaccaggCAAAACgtttcagctcagtgatcccacgatggtggaacaagctaccaaactgcacgctcagcaacctCAATCCCCATattcaaaaaacagctgaaaacagaactgttcCGCATCTTCGatgcacttaaataaataaattgaaaaaattaaattgaaaaaaaaaaacgtcctttctgctctttctagCACATGCATCTCGTGagctgtgaacacttttctgatgggacttcgctttgatgttttctccttgacttagatttttgctgccttgtacttcacgtgtaagtcgctttggataaaagcatctgctaaatgactaaatgtgaatgtaaatgacTTTTTATCTAACAGAAACCAGTAGGCACTTATTTGTCAGCTGCGTGCTCTGTACTCTGCTCTACTTCCTCCCTCCTCGTTTGCTGAAGACACCACTTAAACTGATATCATAACATGGCAATGGAAAGAAGAGGCTGTGCACATGGAATGATAGTGCGCAGAGACCACCCTGGAGGTGAACACATAAAGCTGTGGCGCAGACTTCAAAAATAACAAGCTGTCCCCTCCCCCCCACTGCTCACTCAGGGAGTGCTAGAGTCCCTCATGTCATTGGAAAACACAATCCAGAAGGACTTGATGTGGAACAGGAAGAATGCCCAGCAGAGCTTGTGCTTTTTCAAAGTGTGACAAGTTCTGTGCAGCTCTAAGCTGGAATCACCGAATCAGCCCCACCTCTGTTTCAGTTCTGCATAATCACACTCAAAGCACAGACTGCAGACTTCTACACCTCCAGGGTCCACAGCAGAGGGGGCAAAATCATGTCAATAGTCCCCTCCCATAGACCACCCGACACCTCCACAGCTTCTTTCCCCAGGCCAAAGCCATCTTCAACAAGGACACAGCAAACTGTAACATGCAGGTCCGATGCACACTAATACTTATCTATATGCTTTGTCAATAAACTTACAGCCCACCCCCCTACTATGCAGAATTTaaataatgcaatatttatCAGTTATTGTTTTGctcatttctttattgttttatgttatattttatatgttacatttctcgttatgtttttttaagtgtcaCTTTTGGGGCCCATACCAATACCAAAATCTGAAATCTGCCTCCATCTAGTGGTCACGCACGGGAGTCCCAGTGTTATTGTTTCCTGCTACTGGGTCAGCTTCAATTCAGATCATCTTCCAAAACGTTAATGCTTCGATAATTGCAAACcctttaaaacaaagctttgcATCTGTCTTAAACTCTGTACTTAAATAGCATTTAGTCGTGTTAGGCAGTAGGTATGGGTTTTGAGTGGTACTGTACGGTAGCATTTATCTAACTGTAGTAAGTAGAGTTTGTAGTGTTTTACCTGCTCTGCAGTCAGTATGGGTGAAGCAGAAGTTATACGATTCTTACGGCTGAACTGTCTGTGGTACTCTGATTTGTGTCCTCCAGACCTTTGACCTTTAGACCCTGACTTCCACCTTAGAGCGTGATCAACCTGTAACACACGGGGAGGAAATCTTCTTAATCTTCATattatgtattaaaataatagtttttaaaaataaagcaccTACAGGTTTTTAGGCTGCTCACCTGATTTGCTGAGGACTGCTGTCCATTAGGTGCTGTAGTAAGTGGGCGGCTGGGCGGTGATTGGCTGTCAGGCTGGGAGGAGTGGGGCTTCACTACGGTGACAGAAAAGAACTGTAGTACCAACCAGGAATTTCCAATATTATAGATACAGACTTTTTTTCTATGTGCCTCTGAAGCCAAAGACAAGGCTGAAAACAAGTGGCAGTCACTTTGCTTAATCAGCAGTATTTAAGCCACCAAGTTAACTTGAATTCTAATAATATAGCTGATCACAAATTTGCCTTACCATACAACCCCAACTCCCAAAacgttgggaagatgtgaaaacagaaataaagcagaatgcaatgatttgcaaatcttctattgtgaatagaatatgggttgatgagatttgcaaatcattgcattctgtgtttatttacattttacacctcttcccaacttttttggaattggggttgtattttatAATCTGTACAAATAAGATGTTTATTGAATATATGTCACAAAGAGTATCACAGCGGCATTTGTACATAAGCAAAATGtgcagtaaattaaaaatagctTGTTGCTGTTTATAATTCATGATACCAGGTGCTAGCAAGTTTACTGAGCTCCTTTAtggactgaaaataaaaataatgggtGTAGATTTAATGGAGATAGATATTTACTAGATTTTTGGGCAGCTCCTGGATCTGCAGATGGCTTATGGTCTGCAGCAGCTTGCGGTCTAACTGGATACACTGGGTCTACATCAGCCTGTGGTACCACTGGCGGTTCTGGGCCTGCAGCAGGCCGCGGCCCAGCTGGAGTTTGAGGTTCTGTCTGAGATATAGAGTCTGGATGTGTTGAGGGTTTTGGGTCTAGTTGAGGTTTCTTCCTGTGGACTGAGCGGCTTCTGGATACTGGAAATGAAAAGGTAGAGAGGGTGGAATTAATTTAAAGATACACTTTAATGTACTTAGGATTCTAACATTAGCAGCAACGTGTTAAACAATGTTCACTGTATCCTGAAACATCAGTTAGGTGCCCAATGTACAAGTTCTTCTTGCTCTAATCATTCTTGTGGCTCAtatccttttttccttttgtaacATCTTTATTTGGAATAATAAATGTTATACTGCACAAATTTAATTCAAACTCAAACTTCTTCTGAGTCATTATTGTAATGTCTTTCTGAGACTCTTACGATATTATTCATACAGTGCTGGAATCATACAGTGTTTGCTGTTATGGCGTTCCACCTACTAGCAGAGGGCATTTTCCTGTGAGCATGAGCAGTGGGCTCAGTGAGAGCGTGTCGAGGGTCTGACACGCTGACGAGAGAAGTGCAGGACTGAGTGAGACCACCAGCACTGAGCCCCTTTCGTCGCTGGAGACCTGGTTCTCTGCTGACGCCTGAAAGACACATGAGAAAATAATCCTCTTTTGACTTTGAcacgtatttaaaaaaaaaaaaaatcagcctaACTGAGAGGAGggtatttaatatttactaaGAAGAGCAGTCATTTTGAAAACTCTAAGGTAATTAAATTGTACTCAGTCAAATTCCTAATATGCTAATAGAACTAATATCTTGTTCTGAATGTTTACAActgtaaaaacaactttttctgtttttaaatcaatgacAATTCACTGGATCTGGAACATTCTCAAACTACAGTTTTTGCAGTCCACCTCTCTTCCGACTCCTTACCCATCTGGTCGGAGCGCAGGCCAGCCAACGGAGCACAGCGCTGAGGAGACACGCTTCTTGACCGGGAGGCCCCATAGCTCTTCTGGTATTCACTCTGACACTGAAACAAACTAACTCGGATTAACTCGGATGTTTCTGCTGTCTTGCGTTTGCCTTGGCAGTAGACCCAGGTTCATTTGTAAAGTGTGTGgatagtttttacattt from Channa argus isolate prfri chromosome 21, Channa argus male v1.0, whole genome shotgun sequence carries:
- the mdm1 gene encoding nuclear protein MDM1 isoform X6, with the protein product MTVRFKCQSEYQKSYGASRSRSVSPQRCAPLAGLRSDQMGVSREPGLQRRKGLSAGGLTQSCTSLVSVSDPRHALTEPTAHAHRKMPSAISRSRSVHRKKPQLDPKPSTHPDSISQTEPQTPAGPRPAAGPEPPVVPQADVDPVYPVRPQAAADHKPSADPGAAQKSMKPHSSQPDSQSPPSRPLTTAPNGQQSSANQVDHALRWKSGSKGQRSGGHKSEYHRQFSRKNRITSASPILTAEQVLYSSSRAVPPFKKNPVPMETEYQRSFQGLVPPAGPRLRKHVEHQRVPLFHTYMTNRRKRLDSQKKLHPRQDMQRDSSGSPPPPAQVPRRHRIPEDGEARDGDGPQVRIHVRVQVKELREKASLYRHQAWGTNFSRDHLGQLHSEHNALWEPTDTSDSATDPPTPCLAIDLCQDSDSRGTSCVEALDLASCSSNVSRRASVVGSVDNNPPHSTQIKAQTPSSPVRNKASGEDEEDNKEDTENTDGEEGRLPTPRLKMRPVQRTHHDLTTPATGGAILVGKVRSSGETSPCKQQGCGSPGSVGGGADSMAAASIKRREAWSDDNPLQPSSASPDPKPASKPTRTKASYQVAPPSVMSPPLHVIQGTLRHPDFQHNGELGLRLRELQCSGGGCGSDEDDRLSVMSWRSAATCSMASAVLERAQKRRENFWGKR
- the mdm1 gene encoding nuclear protein MDM1 isoform X1, with protein sequence MTVRFKCQSEYQKSYGASRSRSVSPQRCAPLAGLRSDQMGVSREPGLQRRKGLSAGGLTQSCTSLVSVSDPRHALTEPTAHAHRKMPSAISRSRSVHRKKPQLDPKPSTHPDSISQTEPQTPAGPRPAAGPEPPVVPQADVDPVYPVRPQAAADHKPSADPGAAQKSMKPHSSQPDSQSPPSRPLTTAPNGQQSSANQVDHALRWKSGSKGQRSGGHKSEYHRQFSRKNRITSASPILTAEQVLYSSSRAVPPFKKNPVPMETEYQRSFQGLVPPAGPRLRKHVEHQRVPLFHTYMTNRRKRLDSQKKLHPRQDMQRDSSGSPPPPAQVPRRHRMLTEYESSFRSPLYRIPEDGEARDGDGPQVRIHVRVQVKELREKASLYRHQAWGTNFSRDHLGQLHSEHNALWEPTDTSDSATDPPTPCLAIDLCQDSDSRGTSCVEALDLASCSSNVSRRASVVGSVDNNPPHSTQIKAQTPSSPVRNKASGEDEEDNKEDTENTDGEEGRLPTPRLKMRPVQRTHHDLTTPATGGAILVGKVRSSGETSPCKQQGCGSPGSVGGGADSMAAASIKRREAWSDDNPLQPSSASPDPKPASKPTRTKASYQVAPPSVMSPPLHVIQGTLRHPDFQHNGELGLRLRELQCSGGGCGSDEDDRLSVMSWRSAATCSMASAVLERAQKRRENFWGKR
- the mdm1 gene encoding nuclear protein MDM1 isoform X9; protein product: MTVRFKCQSEYQKSYGASRSRSVSPQRCAPLAGLRSDQMGVSREPGLQRRKGLSAGGLTQSCTSLVSVSDPRHALTEPTAHAHRKMPSAISRSRSVHRKKPQLDPKPSTHPDSISQTEPQTPAGPRPAAGPEPPVVPQADVDPVYPVRPQAAADHKPSADPGAAQKSMKPHSSQPDSQSPPSRPLTTAPNGQQSSANQVDHALRWKSGSKGQRSGGHKSEYHRQFSRKNRITSASPILTAEQVLYSSSRAVPPFKKNPVPMETEYQRSFQGLVPPAGPRLRKHVEHQRVPLFHTYMTNRRKRLDSQKKLHPRQDMQRDSSGSPPPPAQVPRRHRMLTEYESSFRSPLYRIPEDGEARDGDGPQVRIHVRVQVKELREKASLYRHQAWGTNFSRDHLGQLHSEHNALWEPTDTSDSATDPPTPCLAIDLCQDSDSRGTSCVEALDLASCSSNVSRRASVVGSVDNNPPHSTQIKAQTPSSPVRNKASGEDEEDNKEDTENTDGEEGRLPTPRLKMRPVQRTHHDLTTPATGGAILVGKVRSSGETSPCKQQGCGSPGSVGGGADSMAAASIKRREAWSDDNPLQPSSASPDPKPASKPTRTKASYQVAPPSVMSPPLHVIQGTLRHPDFQHNDDRLSVMSWRSAATCSMASAVLERAQKRRENFWGKR
- the mdm1 gene encoding nuclear protein MDM1 isoform X12, encoding MGVSREPGLQRRKGLSAGGLTQSCTSLVSVSDPRHALTEPTAHAHRKMPSAISRSRSVHRKKPQLDPKPSTHPDSISQTEPQTPAGPRPAAGPEPPVVPQADVDPVYPVRPQAAADHKPSADPGAAQKSMKPHSSQPDSQSPPSRPLTTAPNGQQSSANQVDHALRWKSGSKGQRSGGHKSEYHRQFSRKNRITSASPILTAEQVLYSSSRAVPPFKKNPVPMETEYQRSFQGLVPPAGPRLRKHVEHQRVPLFHTYMTNRRKRLDSQKKLHPRQDMQRDSSGSPPPPAQVPRRHRMLTEYESSFRSPLYRIPEDGEARDGDGPQVRIHVRVQVKELREKASLYRHQAWGTNFSRDHLGQLHSEHNALWEPTDTSDSATDPPTPCLAIDLCQDSDSRGTSCVEALDLASCSSNVSRRASVVGSVDNNPPHSTQIKAQTPSSPVRNKASGEDEEDNKEDTENTDGEEGRLPTPRLKMRPVQRTHHDLTTPATGGAILVGKVRSSGETSPCKQQGCGSPGSVGGGADSMAAASIKRREAWSDDNPLQPSSASPDPKPASKPTRTKASYQVAPPSVMSPPLHVIQGTLRHPDFQHNGELGLRLRELQCSGGGCGSDEDDRLSVMSWRSAATCSMASAVLERAQKRRENFWGKR
- the mdm1 gene encoding nuclear protein MDM1 isoform X8, producing MTVRFKCQSEYQKSYGASRSRSVSPQRCAPLAGLRSDQMGVSREPGLQRRKGLSAGGLTQSCTSLVSVSDPRHALTEPTAHAHRKMPSAISRSRSVHRKKPQLDPKPSTHPDSISQTEPQTPAGPRPAAGPEPPVVPQADVDPVYPVRPQAAADHKPSADPGAAQKSMKPHSSQPDSQSPPSRPLTTAPNGQQSSANQVDHALRWKSGSKGQRSGGHKSEYHRQFSRKNRITSASPILTAEQVLYSSSRAVPPFKKNPVPMETEYQRSFQGLVPPAGPRLRKHVEHQRVPLFHTYMTNRRKRLDSQKKLHPRQDMQRDSSGSPPPPAQVPRRHRIPEDGEARDGDGPQVRIHELREKASLYRHQAWGTNFSRDHLGQLHSEHNALWEPTDTSDSATDPPTPCLAIDLCQDSDSRGTSCVEALDLASCSSNVSRRASVVGSVDNNPPHSTQIKAQTPSSPVRNKASGEDEEDNKEDTENTDGEEGRLPTPRLKMRPVQRTHHDLTTPATGGAILVGKVRSSGETSPCKQQGCGSPGSVGGGADSMAAASIKRREAWSDDNPLQPSSASPDPKPASKPTRTKASYQVAPPSVMSPPLHVIQGTLRHPDFQHNGELGLRLRELQCSGGGCGSDEDDRLSVMSWRSAATCSMASAVLERAQKRRENFWGKR
- the mdm1 gene encoding nuclear protein MDM1 isoform X7 — its product is MTVRFKCQSEYQKSYGASRSRSVSPQRCAPLAGLRSDQMGVSREPGLQRRKGLSAGGLTQSCTSLVSVSDPRHALTEPTAHAHRKMPSAISRSRSVHRKKPQLDPKPSTHPDSISQTEPQTPAGPRPAAGPEPPVVPQADVDPVYPVRPQAAADHKPSADPGAAQKSMKPHSSQPDSQSPPSRPLTTAPNGQQSSANQVDHALRWKSGSKGQRSGGHKSEYHRQFSRKNRITSASPILTAEQVLYSSSRAVPPFKKNPVPMETEYQRSFQGLVPPAGPRLRKHVEHQRVPLFHTYMTNRRKRLDSQKKLHPRQDMQRDSSGSPPPPAQVPRRHRIPEDGEARDGDGPQVRIHVKELREKASLYRHQAWGTNFSRDHLGQLHSEHNALWEPTDTSDSATDPPTPCLAIDLCQDSDSRGTSCVEALDLASCSSNVSRRASVVGSVDNNPPHSTQIKAQTPSSPVRNKASGEDEEDNKEDTENTDGEEGRLPTPRLKMRPVQRTHHDLTTPATGGAILVGKVRSSGETSPCKQQGCGSPGSVGGGADSMAAASIKRREAWSDDNPLQPSSASPDPKPASKPTRTKASYQVAPPSVMSPPLHVIQGTLRHPDFQHNGELGLRLRELQCSGGGCGSDEDDRLSVMSWRSAATCSMASAVLERAQKRRENFWGKR
- the mdm1 gene encoding nuclear protein MDM1 isoform X2; this encodes MTVRFKCQSEYQKSYGASRSRSVSPQRCAPLAGLRSDQMGVSREPGLQRRKGLSAGGLTQSCTSLVSVSDPRHALTEPTAHAHRKMPSAISRSRSVHRKKPQLDPKPSTHPDSISQTEPQTPAGPRPAAGPEPPVVPQADVDPVYPVRPQAAADHKPSADPGAAQKSMKPHSSQPDSQSPPSRPLTTAPNGQQSSANQVDHALRWKSGSKGQRSGGHKSEYHRQFSRKNRITSASPILTAEQVLYSSSRAVPPFKKNPVPMETEYQRSFQGLVPPAGPRLRKHVEHQRVPLFHTYMTNRRKRLDSQKKLHPRQDMQRDSSGSPPPPAQVPRRHRMLTEYESSFRSPLYRIPEDGEARDGDGPQVRIHVKELREKASLYRHQAWGTNFSRDHLGQLHSEHNALWEPTDTSDSATDPPTPCLAIDLCQDSDSRGTSCVEALDLASCSSNVSRRASVVGSVDNNPPHSTQIKAQTPSSPVRNKASGEDEEDNKEDTENTDGEEGRLPTPRLKMRPVQRTHHDLTTPATGGAILVGKVRSSGETSPCKQQGCGSPGSVGGGADSMAAASIKRREAWSDDNPLQPSSASPDPKPASKPTRTKASYQVAPPSVMSPPLHVIQGTLRHPDFQHNGELGLRLRELQCSGGGCGSDEDDRLSVMSWRSAATCSMASAVLERAQKRRENFWGKR
- the mdm1 gene encoding nuclear protein MDM1 isoform X3 gives rise to the protein MTVRFKCQSEYQKSYGASRSRSVSPQRCAPLAGLRSDQMGVSREPGLQRRKGLSAGGLTQSCTSLVSVSDPRHALTEPTAHAHRKMPSAISRSRSVHRKKPQLDPKPSTHPDSISQTEPQTPAGPRPAAGPEPPVVPQADVDPVYPVRPQAAADHKPSADPGAAQKSMKPHSSQPDSQSPPSRPLTTAPNGQQSSANQVDHALRWKSGSKGQRSGGHKSEYHRQFSRKNRITSASPILTAEQVLYSSSRAVPPFKKNPVPMETEYQRSFQGLVPPAGPRLRKHVEHQRVPLFHTYMTNRRKRLDSQKKLHPRQDMQRDSSGSPPPPAQVPRRHRMLTEYESSFRSPLYRIPEDGEARDGDGPQVRIHELREKASLYRHQAWGTNFSRDHLGQLHSEHNALWEPTDTSDSATDPPTPCLAIDLCQDSDSRGTSCVEALDLASCSSNVSRRASVVGSVDNNPPHSTQIKAQTPSSPVRNKASGEDEEDNKEDTENTDGEEGRLPTPRLKMRPVQRTHHDLTTPATGGAILVGKVRSSGETSPCKQQGCGSPGSVGGGADSMAAASIKRREAWSDDNPLQPSSASPDPKPASKPTRTKASYQVAPPSVMSPPLHVIQGTLRHPDFQHNGELGLRLRELQCSGGGCGSDEDDRLSVMSWRSAATCSMASAVLERAQKRRENFWGKR